A single Plasmodium knowlesi strain H genome assembly, chromosome: 13 DNA region contains:
- a CDS encoding oxidoreductase, aldo/keto reductase-like protein, producing the protein MPERKLAEGISVHIYMYTCVYVCVLICACGSALAPLHPRTSRPTNLTVMKTKRASFIAICAWFLIETFSSVRKKRIHSIPYYPTDKRTHDIKVVARRNKFVRIKFRDNASSPQDRRFPYLFLNRNVITYVQLGESRKQRSPNGNALLQDNRARGNVRATKLFVRRKNVGNTTEESTSAEKDEVVKGKVKTRRGRQKKEKSLTLENEGGAAASEDISTCEGVVEGGEDVRAVKGNEKGERKKGEKKNTKKGTKEIAKRGVRKIAKRGTNRGENPQGEPLHRTTTSGESNEDQFDENEALEYFADEFSMEDEKEENTARENKGRRKGSQKGSKSIGKKEEEEENSEDNFSPKEEKDPLAEKEKLERERKIEFIKKVEFMLQEEEKNEKLYEEREDIEKLKFGEKPPPGSQEFMDTILKNVHTEKPINVPNSSTQTEKYDLRKKHLFYELLRISNSNSFHTQKIYTHNDLIYGMKYRKLGESNLCVSELCVGTNMYENENFISKDDVNVLLNMAFYEYGINFFDISEYDPFPHDPISYKKAKNRNMNLFLKDKKRENIIINLRMCSSRNVDKITNGEYYLSWIMEGMKDDTPTFYNIEERLDKILKNLNTNYVDILTIDMPERYIPNGAKGEDTYIWGFENLSSSEDTQNGKEVMSIEEQFHILEKLILKGKVRHIAVSNESVWGIYQWCSLAKKKKKKFMKIVCAQNLYNLLHRNEVESSGLVEMILRENFNVPLVPYGLLAGGILTGKYLDPERYHTMGPDTVLGDDQLDHDLDDSKGNKAEDYGYLSYGPRNGRCNKYPYLYKSHRCVWAQDATAEYMKLARSHGMSLAQLSLSFVYSRPFVASSIIGPRTIGQLKDSVLALNYPMYQHTEWDLHEIFLRYRGCTMDGNTILNSLKDPNKTSQTAFYKSANIPILSGGTHWNNYPLPFFNKRYEYTDMKEEHDRIKSTFGLNDQPNDSNFISARIWVEREKKKGEYFALKESKLFEWDKYKIYKGVMTKLSNKEKYLYDTSDFHFYYKGNKISVVPTDDEISNFYENREKMKKVITQTINDCQELYQYQEQLGQEMPDIFNNLNIDLIYKQLLNRHNINPLDKDELNSIYQYMKMTPAELKTEDFWYIYKYNPLDTSFAFRTGTEP; encoded by the coding sequence ATGCCTGAGCGGAAACTCGCTGAAGGTATAagtgtgcacatatacatgtacacatgtgtgtacgtGTGTGTACTTATTTGTGCCTGTGGGAGTGCCCTAGCCCCTTTGCACCCCCGAACATCTCGACCCACCAATTTGACAGTTATGAAAACGAAAAGGGCCTCATTCATAGCTATCTGCGCATGGTTCCTTATCGAGACGTTCTCCTCtgtgagaaagaaaagaattcacAGCATCCCATATTATCCAACAGACAAACGCACGCATGACATTAAAGTCGTTGCaaggagaaataaatttGTGAGGATAAAATTTCGAGACAATGCTTCGTCTCCTCAGGATAGACGATTTCCCTACCTTTTTCTCAATCGAAATGTCAttacatatgtacagttAGGAGAATCAAGAAAGCAACGTTCACCTAATGGTAATGCGTTGCTCCAGGACAACCGCGCTAGAGGAAACGTACGGGCCACAAAGTTATTcgtgaggaggaaaaacgtAGGAAATACCACTGAAGAATCGACAAGCGCagaaaaggatgaagtgGTAAAGGGGAAAGTAAAGACCCGCCggggaaggcaaaaaaaggagaagagccTCACATTGGAGAATGAAGGCGGTGCTGCAGCGAGTGAGGACATATCCACCTGTGAAGGGGTAGTGGAGGGAGGGGAGGATGTGAGGGCGGttaaagggaatgaaaagggagaaaggaagaagggcgaaaaaaaaaacacaaagaaGGGTACCAAAGAGATCGCTAAAAGGGGTGTCAGAAAGATCGCTAAGAGGGGCACAAACAGAGGGGAAAACCCGCAGGGAGAACCCCTTCACCGAACCACCACCTCGGGGGAATCCAATGAAGACCAGTTTGACGAAAACGAGGCGCTCGAATATTTTGCGGACGAGTTTTCCATGGAAGacgaaaaagaggaaaatacgGCACGGGAGAATAAGGGACGCAGAAAGGGAAGTCAAAAGGGAAGCAAATCTATCGgcaagaaagaagaagaggaagaaaactcGGAGGATAATTTCTCgccaaaggaagagaaggatcCCCTcgcagagaaggaaaaactggaGAGGGAACGCAAAATCGAGTTCATCAAAAAGGTAGAGTTCATGCTccaggaagaggaaaaaaatgaaaagcttTACGAAGAGCGAGAAGACATTGAAAAGCTGAAGTTCGGTGAGAAGCCCCCGCCGGGAAGCCAAGAATTCATGGAtacgattttaaaaaatgtgcacacagAGAAGCCGATCAATGTACCAAATTCATCAACTCAAACGGAGAAATACGACCTCAGGAAGAAACACCTTTTTTACGAACTTCTCCGAATTAGCAACTCCAACAGTTtccacacacaaaaaatatacacccACAACGATTTAATATATGGAATGAAGTACAGAAAGTTGGGAGAGAGCAATCTGTGCGTAAGTGAACTGTGTGTAGGAACGAACAtgtacgaaaatgaaaacttcaTCAGCAAGGACGATGTGAATGTACTACTCAATATGGCATTTTACGAATacggaataaatttttttgatATTTCTGAATATGACCCATTTCCACATGACCCAATCAGCTacaaaaaggcgaaaaataGAAACATGAATTTATTCCTCAAAGataagaaaagagaaaacatcATCATAAATTTACGAATGTGTTCCTCAAGAAATGTGGACAAAATAACCAATGGAGAATATTATCTAAGTTGGATTATGGAAGGTATGAAAGATGACACTCCTACATTTTACAACATAGAAGAAAGGCTAGATAAAATTctaaaaaatttgaatacCAACTATGTGGATATATTAACCATTGATATGCCTGAACGGTATATACCAAATGgtgcaaaaggggaagacaCTTACATATGGGGGTTTGAAAATTTGAGTTCTTCAGAAGatacacaaaatggaaaagaagttATGTCGATAGAAGAACAGTTTCACATATTGGAGAAGTTGATTCTCAAAGGGAAGGTACGACATATCGCTGTTTCCAACGAATCTGTTTGGGGAATATACCAGTGGTGTagtttggcaaaaaaaaaaaaaaaaaaatttatgaaaattGTGTGTGCACAAAATTTGTACAATTTGTTACATAGAAATGAGGTAGAATCATCTGGTCTTGTAGAAATGATTTTGcgagaaaattttaatgtaCCGCTAGTTCCTTATGGGTTGCTAGCGGGGGGAATACTGACGGGGAAGTATTTAGACCCGGAGAGGTATCACACTATGGGCCCCGACACCGTCCTAGGGGATGATCAGCTCGATCACGACTTAGATGATTCTAAAGGAAACAAAGCCGAAGATTACGGTTATTTATCGTACGGACCAAGAAATGGTCGATGCAATAAATACCCCTATCTATACAAATCACACAGGTGTGTGTGGGCTCAAGACGCGACAGCCGAATATATGAAGTTAGCTAGATCACACGGCATGTCCCTAGCCCAGCTGAGCTTAAGCTTCGTTTATAGTAGACCATTTGTTGCTTCCTCCATAATTGGCCCCAGAACCATAGGTCAGTTAAAAGATTCCGTTCTTGCGCTTAACTATCCCATGTATCAACACACAGAGTGGGATTTGCATGAAATTTTCTTACGATATAGAGGATGCACCATGGATGGAAATACAATTCTTAATAGTCTTAAGGACCCAAACAAAACTAGCCAAACGGCTTTCTACAAAAGTGCAAATATCCCTATCCTGAGTGGAGGCACCCACTGGAATAATTACcccctcccattttttaacaaaaggTATGAGTACACCGATATGAAAGAAGAACACGATCGAATAAAATCCACCTTTGGATTGAATGACCAACCAAATGATTCAAACTTCATCAGTGCCCGCATATGGgtcgaaagggaaaaaaaaaaaggagaatactTCGCTCTGAAGGAGAGCAAATTGTTCGAGTGGGataaatacaaaatatacaaaGGAGTAATGACCAAATTAAGTAACAAAGAAAAGTACCTCTATGATACATCCGACTTCCATTTCTACTATAAGGGTAACAAAATTTCGGTGGTCCCTACCGATGACGAAATTTCCAACTTTTATGAAAAccgagaaaaaatgaagaaggtcATCACCCAAACTATAAATGATTGCCAAGAGTTGTATCAGTATCAAGAACAGTTGGGCCAGGAAATGCCAgacatttttaacaacctCAATATCGACCTGATTTATAAACAACTGTTGAACAGACACAACATTAACCCTTTGGATAAGGACGAACTGAATTCCATATACCAATATATGAAGATGACTCCTGCGGAGTTAAAGACGGAGGATTTCTGGTATATTTACAAGTATAACCCGCTCGACACTTCCTTTGCCTTCCGCACGGGAACAGAGCCATGA